One part of the Sphingopyxis sp. PAMC25046 genome encodes these proteins:
- a CDS encoding aldo/keto reductase, whose product MSVHLPAPAAVDIAGHAVAPIAWGMWRFAGVDLATARARIDAAFEAGVTLFDTADIYGSDTPGGFGSAETLLGEVFADAPGLREAMVLATKGGIIPGVPYDSSAPYLASAIDASLRRLRTDRVELWQIHRPDLLAHPQEVARALEEAHRAGKIGAIGVSNFTPAQTSALARFLPVPLVSHQSEFSPLHLAPLFDGLFDQSMEQGMAFLAWSPLGGGRLGDPADERGQAVAALLDAKAAEHGVSRAAATYSWVMAHPARPIPIVGTQKAERIREIPQAFIPRWTRAEWYAVLQIAMGERLP is encoded by the coding sequence ATGTCGGTCCATCTTCCCGCGCCCGCCGCTGTGGATATCGCCGGGCACGCGGTCGCGCCCATCGCCTGGGGCATGTGGCGCTTCGCCGGCGTCGATCTTGCGACCGCCCGCGCGCGCATCGACGCGGCGTTCGAGGCGGGCGTGACGCTGTTCGACACCGCCGACATCTATGGCTCCGACACGCCCGGCGGCTTCGGCTCGGCCGAAACCCTGCTAGGCGAGGTCTTCGCCGACGCTCCCGGATTGCGCGAGGCGATGGTCCTCGCAACGAAGGGCGGGATCATCCCGGGCGTGCCTTATGACAGCAGCGCGCCCTATCTGGCGTCGGCGATCGATGCTTCGCTCCGCCGCCTGCGTACCGACCGGGTCGAGCTGTGGCAGATCCACCGCCCCGACCTGCTCGCCCACCCGCAGGAGGTCGCCCGCGCACTCGAAGAGGCGCACCGCGCTGGAAAGATCGGGGCGATCGGCGTCTCCAACTTCACGCCTGCGCAGACATCGGCGCTCGCTCGCTTCCTTCCCGTCCCGCTGGTCAGCCACCAGAGCGAATTTTCGCCGCTTCACCTCGCCCCACTCTTCGATGGCCTTTTCGACCAGTCGATGGAGCAGGGCATGGCCTTCCTCGCCTGGTCGCCGCTTGGCGGCGGCCGCCTTGGCGATCCGGCCGACGAACGTGGTCAGGCGGTCGCCGCGCTGCTCGACGCGAAAGCCGCTGAACATGGCGTCTCGCGCGCTGCGGCGACCTATAGCTGGGTAATGGCGCACCCCGCGCGTCCGATCCCGATCGTCGGCACGCAAAAGGCCGAACGGATCAGGGAAATCCCGCAGGCATTCATTCCGCGCTGGACGCGCGCCGAATGGTATGCGGTGCTGCAAATCGCGATGGGAGAGCGGCTGCCATAA
- a CDS encoding TonB-dependent receptor, producing MLRGASLPVVAAGLLMASPALAQDVPPADDSAAASDEIVVVGVRAALQDAQDRKRDALTVVDSITATDIGAFPDNSVASALQRVPGITVSRLQSTDDSTHPSGEPAGVLIRGLTFVRTEINGRDSFSADSYRGLNFNDISPELMSRVDAYKNQTADMIEGGIAGTVDLRTRLPLDEKGLVVAANAKATYGDRSDKWNGEFSVLVSKAFDTDIGRFGLMADYARSHLVTRTESVIMDKIRTYCSAGAVDAEGNGIVNPDGSVACTANPFGGTGWAYLPDGIRYSQVDYDRTREGIALAGQYESPAGDVRATVQFIKSSYDNAWLENVSHAKLEGTYYGTPAFNPVGSTILRTPTGNAGFTFGPDGMLRSATLSQGYGSWRGSFGSEAEMIDTGSAVPGLPFVNYCGPGSACAVPDRNGLYFENEARNFDHRESTRDLSANIQWDVTDRFKLNFDAQWIKAKTTNDDILVATASAADYEYSVNKDGTPNIKLLPGTNINYADGGLANPHNYWMPFIQAHLEDNDAEELALKADAEYDFDGNDWIDSLKVGVRYADRNQNVRYSTFNWTPIAQPWNCNGPGFNVDNSSAAPYPAGCGARPGFNGYGEGLFEPVNLGGGFYNGSVYDNGELVYLSRDALRDRDRLVEGLRGSNVSPPILPGWTPICDRTEATVGCFTPSEVMEVTEKTKAAYAMLGFGGDNAMLGGVNVRGNIGVRVVRTDIDSVGNVGFPQSSIFTPVLNRPCGTPLPPGDVVNPACFLTPEILAFANGAAVPNNLKADYTTVLPSFNVRLGLDDNNFIRFAYSRAMARPDFGLLRNFVAIQTPSFDASADSPNIVRDGAGNITGYNFTFRAESGFAGLKPILADQFDLTFEHYAGSTSFHADIFYKKLRNTVAYGEFERVFTNNGSEQTVLMRGPRNVKDGGELYGFETGFQTFFDFLPGLLSGLGAQANYTHVRQSGISNSNLVTQGALDGGGTGGFGAGLDVSGGRGVVMDSHRLAGISKHTFNLVGLYEKGPVAFRVAYNWRSRFLTNNLDCCIGLPVFQKSVGFLDASLRISPTPWLELSVEGQNLLNTTTVYQQQIFGDTPLTPGAKPVYRDANWGRVDRRFQLGARVKF from the coding sequence ATGCTGCGGGGCGCTTCGCTGCCAGTGGTGGCCGCCGGCCTGTTGATGGCGTCGCCGGCGCTGGCGCAGGATGTGCCGCCTGCCGACGACAGCGCGGCGGCCAGTGACGAGATCGTCGTCGTCGGCGTCCGCGCGGCGCTGCAGGACGCGCAGGACCGCAAGCGCGACGCGCTGACCGTCGTCGATTCGATCACCGCGACCGACATCGGCGCTTTCCCGGACAATTCAGTGGCGAGCGCGCTTCAGCGCGTTCCCGGCATCACCGTCTCGCGGCTGCAGTCGACCGACGACAGCACCCACCCCTCGGGCGAGCCCGCCGGCGTGCTGATCCGCGGGCTCACCTTCGTGCGGACCGAAATCAACGGCCGCGACAGTTTTTCGGCCGACAGCTATCGCGGGCTCAACTTCAACGACATCTCGCCCGAACTGATGTCGCGCGTCGATGCCTATAAGAACCAGACTGCCGACATGATCGAAGGCGGCATCGCCGGCACCGTCGACCTGCGCACGCGCTTGCCGCTCGACGAAAAAGGGCTGGTCGTCGCGGCGAATGCGAAAGCGACCTATGGCGACCGGTCGGACAAGTGGAACGGTGAATTTTCGGTGCTGGTCAGCAAGGCCTTCGACACCGACATCGGCCGCTTCGGGCTCATGGCCGACTATGCGCGCAGCCACCTCGTCACGCGGACCGAAAGCGTGATCATGGACAAGATCCGCACCTATTGCTCGGCGGGCGCGGTCGATGCCGAAGGCAACGGGATCGTCAACCCCGACGGCAGCGTCGCTTGCACCGCGAACCCGTTCGGCGGGACGGGCTGGGCCTATCTTCCCGACGGCATCCGCTATTCGCAGGTCGATTACGACCGCACGCGTGAGGGGATCGCGCTCGCGGGGCAATATGAAAGCCCGGCGGGCGACGTCCGCGCGACGGTGCAATTCATCAAATCCTCCTACGACAATGCGTGGCTCGAAAATGTCTCGCACGCGAAGCTCGAGGGCACCTATTACGGCACGCCGGCGTTCAACCCCGTCGGATCGACGATCCTCCGCACGCCGACGGGCAATGCGGGCTTTACCTTCGGCCCTGACGGCATGCTGCGCTCGGCGACGCTCAGTCAGGGCTATGGCAGCTGGCGCGGCAGCTTCGGCAGCGAGGCCGAGATGATCGACACTGGCTCGGCGGTACCCGGCCTGCCCTTCGTCAATTATTGCGGCCCCGGCTCGGCTTGCGCGGTTCCCGACCGCAACGGCCTTTATTTCGAGAATGAGGCGCGCAATTTCGACCATCGCGAAAGCACGCGCGACCTGTCGGCAAACATCCAGTGGGACGTGACCGACCGGTTCAAGCTCAATTTCGATGCGCAATGGATCAAGGCCAAGACGACGAACGACGACATCCTCGTCGCGACCGCGTCGGCCGCCGATTACGAATATAGCGTCAACAAGGACGGCACCCCGAACATCAAGCTGCTACCCGGCACCAACATCAACTATGCCGACGGCGGCCTCGCCAATCCGCACAATTACTGGATGCCCTTCATCCAGGCGCACCTCGAGGACAATGACGCCGAGGAACTCGCGCTCAAGGCCGACGCCGAATATGATTTCGACGGCAATGACTGGATCGATTCGCTGAAGGTCGGCGTCCGCTACGCCGACCGGAACCAGAATGTCCGCTATTCGACCTTCAACTGGACGCCGATCGCGCAGCCATGGAATTGCAACGGGCCGGGGTTCAACGTCGATAACAGTTCAGCGGCGCCCTATCCCGCCGGATGCGGCGCGCGTCCGGGTTTCAACGGCTATGGCGAGGGGCTGTTCGAACCGGTGAACCTCGGCGGCGGCTTCTATAACGGCAGTGTCTATGACAATGGCGAACTCGTCTATCTGAGCCGCGATGCGCTGCGCGACCGCGACCGGCTCGTCGAAGGATTGCGCGGGTCGAACGTCAGCCCGCCGATCCTGCCGGGCTGGACCCCGATATGCGATAGGACCGAAGCGACGGTCGGTTGCTTCACCCCGTCGGAGGTGATGGAGGTCACCGAAAAGACCAAAGCGGCCTATGCGATGCTGGGCTTCGGCGGCGACAATGCAATGCTGGGCGGGGTGAACGTCCGCGGCAATATCGGCGTGCGCGTCGTCCGCACCGACATCGACAGCGTCGGCAATGTCGGCTTCCCGCAATCGTCGATCTTCACGCCGGTGCTCAACCGGCCGTGCGGAACGCCGCTGCCACCGGGCGACGTCGTCAACCCGGCCTGTTTCCTGACGCCCGAGATATTGGCCTTTGCCAATGGGGCGGCCGTGCCGAACAATCTGAAGGCCGATTACACGACGGTCCTGCCCAGCTTCAACGTTCGCTTGGGGCTCGACGACAATAATTTCATCCGTTTCGCCTATTCGCGGGCGATGGCGCGGCCCGATTTCGGCCTGCTCCGGAATTTCGTCGCGATCCAGACGCCGTCGTTCGATGCGTCCGCCGACAGCCCGAACATCGTCCGCGACGGGGCGGGCAACATCACCGGCTATAATTTCACCTTCCGCGCCGAATCGGGCTTTGCCGGGCTGAAGCCGATCCTTGCCGACCAGTTCGACCTCACTTTCGAACATTATGCCGGCAGCACCTCGTTCCACGCCGACATTTTCTATAAAAAACTCCGGAACACCGTGGCTTACGGCGAATTCGAGCGCGTCTTCACCAACAACGGGTCCGAACAGACGGTGCTGATGCGCGGACCGCGCAACGTGAAGGACGGCGGCGAGCTCTACGGCTTCGAAACGGGTTTCCAGACCTTCTTCGACTTCCTGCCCGGTCTGCTCAGCGGCCTCGGCGCGCAGGCGAACTACACCCACGTCCGGCAGAGCGGGATCAGCAACTCGAATCTGGTGACGCAGGGCGCGCTCGATGGTGGCGGCACCGGCGGCTTCGGCGCCGGGCTCGACGTATCGGGCGGCCGCGGCGTAGTGATGGACTCGCACCGTCTCGCGGGCATATCGAAGCACACCTTCAACCTCGTCGGCCTTTACGAAAAGGGCCCGGTCGCCTTCCGCGTAGCGTATAACTGGCGCTCGCGCTTCCTGACCAACAACCTCGACTGCTGCATCGGGCTGCCGGTGTTCCAGAAATCGGTCGGCTTCCTCGACGCGTCGCTCCGCATCTCGCCGACGCCGTGGCTCGAGCTGTCGGTCGAGGGTCAGAATCTGCTCAACACGACGACGGTCTATCAGCAGCAGATCTTCGGCGACACGCCACTGACCCCGGGGGCGAAGCCCGTCTATCGCGATGCGAACTGGGGCCGTGTCGACCGCCGCTTCCAGTTAGGCGCGCGCGTGAAGTTCTGA
- a CDS encoding amidohydrolase family protein, whose amino-acid sequence MRALLLSIALLTPSVSAFAQNAVVDTHVHLHKGAASLAEYRAQLKAANQSVDAFGAMWFGGPNQALAGNPADIAQRNDALIALAAKNPDMIAIATVHPYDGDAALAEVDRVAARGVRLLKIHPHTQKFDAADPRVLTLVKHAGDKGMIVIMDNASIVPSDNEKLFNLALAAPKTKFIFGHMGGLGFRFWNILALARTAENLFADNIYFDISASVILAADSPIEEEYVWTIRNVGVDHVLLASDFPQISLPKTLEAFAKLDLTDAERAQIRSGNARKLLGL is encoded by the coding sequence ATGCGAGCCCTGCTGCTTTCGATCGCCTTGCTTACGCCCTCGGTATCTGCCTTCGCGCAGAACGCCGTCGTCGACACCCATGTTCACTTGCACAAAGGCGCGGCGTCGCTCGCCGAATATCGGGCGCAACTGAAAGCCGCGAACCAATCGGTCGACGCCTTCGGGGCGATGTGGTTCGGTGGCCCGAATCAGGCGCTCGCGGGCAATCCCGCCGACATAGCCCAGCGCAACGACGCGCTGATCGCGCTGGCGGCGAAGAATCCCGACATGATCGCCATCGCGACGGTCCACCCCTATGACGGCGACGCTGCGCTCGCCGAAGTCGACCGCGTTGCCGCTCGCGGTGTCCGCCTGCTCAAGATCCACCCGCACACGCAGAAATTCGACGCTGCGGACCCGCGTGTGCTCACGCTCGTCAAGCATGCGGGCGACAAGGGCATGATCGTCATCATGGACAATGCCAGCATCGTCCCCAGCGACAATGAGAAACTCTTCAACCTCGCGCTTGCGGCGCCGAAGACGAAGTTCATTTTCGGCCATATGGGGGGGCTCGGTTTCCGTTTCTGGAATATCCTCGCGCTCGCGCGCACCGCCGAAAATCTCTTCGCCGACAATATCTATTTCGACATTTCGGCGAGCGTGATCCTCGCGGCGGACTCGCCGATCGAGGAGGAATATGTCTGGACGATCCGCAACGTCGGCGTCGACCATGTGCTGCTTGCTTCGGATTTCCCGCAAATTTCGCTGCCCAAGACGCTGGAGGCCTTCGCGAAGCTCGACCTGACGGACGCGGAGCGCGCGCAAATCCGCTCGGGCAACGCGCGCAAGCTGCTCGGGCTCTGA
- a CDS encoding MFS transporter, with the protein MCFALFGIQIVWALQNANTTRIFQTLGADVAALPALWIAGPITGLIVQPIVGHLSDGSRSRFGRRRPFLIAGGLLTALALLIMPNAATLWASVAALWLLTASNNISMDPARALVADNLPEAQRARGYAIQVFFIGAGAVVASSLPWALVNWFGVSGTAPPGALPPAVRYAFYIGSACLLLSVFWTAASTRERPVSLAAAPPGGRQPDARVDGRADPASGRLLVFAGAGLLLVGIVLRWRWEVLVLGASALMIGAGQMAAAWRRARGADALGLLQIGEDYAHMPAALKRLALVQFFTWFALFTLWIYAAPTVASRYYGSSDPASAAYSAAADWVGILFAAYNGVAAIGALALPALAARTGERRAYALCLLCGAAGMAGFVLVPGAEWLWVAAAGIGIAWAAILSLPYAIIVNAVPPGKVGVYLGIHNIFLVVPQLVAAICLGAAVQHLFGGQPAPALALAALFLGAAALAALAIPASRS; encoded by the coding sequence ATGTGCTTTGCATTGTTCGGCATCCAGATCGTCTGGGCGCTCCAGAATGCCAACACGACGCGGATTTTCCAGACGCTCGGCGCCGACGTCGCCGCGCTCCCCGCGCTGTGGATCGCGGGGCCGATCACCGGGCTGATCGTCCAACCCATCGTCGGCCATCTCAGCGACGGCTCGCGATCGCGCTTCGGCCGGCGGCGCCCCTTCCTGATCGCCGGCGGGTTGCTGACGGCGCTCGCGCTGCTGATCATGCCCAATGCCGCGACCTTGTGGGCGTCGGTCGCCGCGCTCTGGCTGCTCACCGCCTCGAACAATATCAGCATGGATCCGGCGCGCGCGCTCGTCGCAGACAATCTGCCCGAGGCGCAGCGCGCGAGGGGCTATGCGATCCAGGTCTTCTTCATCGGCGCGGGCGCGGTCGTCGCCTCGTCGCTGCCGTGGGCGCTCGTCAACTGGTTTGGCGTATCGGGAACCGCGCCGCCGGGCGCCTTGCCCCCCGCGGTGCGCTACGCCTTTTACATCGGCAGCGCCTGCCTGCTGCTTTCGGTCTTCTGGACTGCGGCCTCGACCCGCGAACGGCCGGTGAGCCTCGCTGCAGCGCCGCCGGGCGGCCGCCAGCCCGATGCGCGGGTCGATGGCCGGGCGGACCCCGCGAGCGGCCGCCTGCTCGTCTTTGCCGGCGCGGGCTTGCTGCTGGTGGGCATCGTGCTGCGCTGGCGTTGGGAAGTGCTAGTTCTCGGGGCGTCGGCGCTGATGATCGGGGCCGGACAGATGGCGGCGGCATGGCGCCGGGCGCGCGGTGCCGACGCGCTCGGACTGCTCCAGATCGGCGAGGATTATGCGCATATGCCCGCAGCGCTGAAACGCCTCGCGCTCGTGCAATTCTTCACCTGGTTCGCGCTGTTCACGCTGTGGATCTACGCGGCGCCGACCGTCGCGAGCCGCTATTATGGCAGCAGCGACCCGGCCTCCGCCGCTTATTCCGCGGCGGCCGACTGGGTCGGCATCCTGTTCGCGGCCTATAATGGCGTCGCCGCGATCGGCGCGCTCGCGCTGCCCGCGCTGGCGGCGCGGACCGGCGAGCGCCGGGCCTATGCGCTCTGTCTGCTGTGCGGCGCGGCGGGGATGGCGGGCTTTGTGCTCGTGCCCGGCGCGGAGTGGCTGTGGGTCGCCGCGGCGGGCATCGGTATCGCCTGGGCCGCGATCCTGTCGCTGCCCTATGCGATCATCGTCAACGCCGTGCCGCCCGGGAAGGTCGGGGTCTATCTCGGCATCCACAATATCTTTCTCGTCGTACCCCAGCTCGTCGCGGCGATCTGCCTCGGCGCCGCGGTGCAGCATCTGTTCGGTGGCCAGCCGGCGCCGGCGTTAGCGCTCGCCGCCCTTTTTCTCGGCGCCGCCGCGCTCGCTGCCCTGGCGATTCCCGCCTCGCGATCCTGA
- a CDS encoding GNAT family acetyltransferase: MEIRRYAASDFDGVKALWEEAFPNDPPWNRADVAIPAKLAFQPDLFFVAVDGGAVIGSVMAGYDGHRGWLYSVAVRQACKRGGVGTALVREAERALRALGCEKINLQVRAANEAVVKFYSSLGYAVEDRISLGRRL; encoded by the coding sequence ATGGAAATCCGGCGCTATGCGGCATCCGACTTCGACGGGGTGAAAGCGCTTTGGGAAGAGGCGTTTCCGAACGATCCGCCGTGGAACCGTGCCGACGTAGCGATCCCGGCCAAGCTCGCTTTCCAGCCCGACCTGTTTTTCGTCGCGGTGGACGGGGGCGCGGTAATCGGGTCTGTGATGGCAGGTTACGACGGACATCGCGGCTGGCTCTATTCGGTGGCGGTGCGGCAGGCGTGCAAGCGCGGTGGCGTGGGAACGGCGCTCGTCCGCGAAGCTGAGCGGGCGCTGCGCGCGCTCGGATGCGAAAAAATCAACCTGCAGGTCCGCGCGGCGAACGAAGCGGTCGTCAAATTTTACAGCTCGCTGGGATATGCGGTCGAGGACCGCATCAGCCTAGGGCGGCGGCTTTAG
- a CDS encoding iron-containing alcohol dehydrogenase — MSVASIALPRILRIGGGASKQLPEVLASLGLSRPLIVTDTYLVSSGRAAELTGGLAAAAIAARVFADTVPDPTVASIDAGVAFLKEGDHDCVVGFGGGSPLDSAKAIALLGQHGGAMADYKAPHVQDAPGLPVIAIPTTAGTGSEATRFTIITDEATDEKMLCPGLAYLPVAALVDYELTFTKPRRLTADTGIDSLTHAIEAYVSKRANPFSDGMALLAMRAIAPNLRRVCADPMDAAAREAMMLGATQAGIAFSNSSVALVHGMSRPIGAHFHVPHGLSNAMLLPAVTAWSAPAALTRYADCARAMGVADEAEGDQSAVARLLDELAALNRELEVPGPAAWGIDAARWDTLVPTMCAQAAASGSPANNPRVPDAEEMAALYAQVWAS, encoded by the coding sequence TTGAGTGTCGCCAGCATTGCCCTGCCCCGCATCCTTCGCATCGGCGGCGGCGCGTCTAAACAGCTGCCCGAAGTGCTCGCGAGTCTTGGCCTGTCGCGGCCGCTGATCGTGACCGACACCTATCTCGTCAGCAGCGGGCGCGCCGCCGAGTTGACCGGCGGGCTGGCGGCGGCGGCAATCGCCGCGCGTGTGTTCGCCGATACCGTGCCCGACCCGACGGTGGCGTCGATCGATGCCGGGGTGGCGTTCCTAAAGGAAGGCGATCACGACTGCGTCGTCGGCTTCGGCGGCGGCAGCCCTCTCGACAGCGCGAAGGCGATCGCGCTACTCGGCCAGCACGGCGGGGCGATGGCGGATTACAAGGCGCCGCATGTTCAGGACGCGCCGGGGCTGCCGGTGATCGCGATCCCGACGACCGCGGGCACGGGGTCGGAGGCGACGCGTTTCACGATCATCACCGACGAGGCGACCGACGAGAAGATGCTGTGCCCCGGGCTCGCTTACCTGCCGGTCGCGGCGCTGGTCGATTATGAGCTGACTTTCACGAAGCCGAGGCGGCTGACCGCCGATACCGGGATCGATTCGCTGACCCACGCAATCGAGGCCTATGTCTCGAAGCGCGCAAACCCGTTCAGCGACGGCATGGCGCTGCTCGCGATGCGCGCGATCGCACCCAATTTGCGACGCGTGTGTGCCGACCCGATGGACGCAGCGGCGCGCGAGGCGATGATGCTGGGCGCGACGCAGGCGGGGATCGCTTTCTCGAACAGCTCGGTCGCGCTGGTCCACGGGATGAGCCGGCCGATCGGCGCGCATTTCCATGTGCCGCACGGGCTGTCGAACGCGATGCTGCTGCCCGCGGTGACCGCTTGGTCGGCGCCTGCCGCGCTCACCCGCTATGCCGACTGCGCGCGGGCGATGGGAGTCGCCGATGAGGCCGAGGGTGACCAGTCGGCGGTGGCGCGGCTGCTGGACGAACTGGCGGCCTTGAACCGCGAACTCGAGGTGCCGGGACCGGCGGCGTGGGGGATCGACGCGGCGCGCTGGGACACGCTGGTCCCGACGATGTGCGCACAGGCGGCGGCGTCGGGATCGCCCGCAAACAACCCGCGCGTGCCCGATGCCGAGGAGATGGCGGCGCTCTATGCGCAGGTCTGGGCAAGCTAG
- a CDS encoding LacI family DNA-binding transcriptional regulator, with translation MAGVSISTVSRALNDHPLISLATKKKIWALAREHNYPFRSHMSAAPVGAEGSIVVVTPHMQGRPLPLSHPFFLELLASIGEAARARDCDFTVSHTAPRDVDDLLTVMNSSRANGVIFLGQAMLHEGFNQLADANSNFVVWGAHMPGQKYRSVGSDNVLGGRRATLHLARLGRGAIAFVGSSDPEAMQRRQGYLEALDANGLDADPALDVRVDFGFESAERALGQLLARGRRPDAIFASSDLIALGAIRALRKANLSVPKDVSVVGYDDMLLARLSTPALTTIQQDTLEAGRRLVSQVMDPHAEQYLDYLPTHLIVRESCGA, from the coding sequence ATGGCCGGCGTGTCGATCTCGACGGTATCGCGCGCGCTCAACGACCATCCGCTGATCAGCCTCGCCACCAAGAAGAAGATCTGGGCGCTCGCGCGCGAGCATAATTATCCGTTTCGCAGCCATATGTCCGCCGCACCGGTCGGCGCCGAAGGTTCGATCGTCGTCGTCACGCCGCATATGCAAGGCCGCCCGCTGCCGCTGTCGCATCCCTTTTTCCTCGAACTGCTCGCGAGCATCGGCGAAGCGGCGCGCGCGCGCGACTGCGACTTCACCGTCAGCCACACCGCGCCGCGCGACGTCGACGACCTGCTGACGGTGATGAACAGCAGCCGCGCCAATGGCGTGATCTTCCTCGGCCAGGCGATGCTCCACGAAGGGTTCAACCAGCTCGCCGACGCGAACAGCAATTTCGTCGTCTGGGGCGCGCATATGCCGGGGCAGAAATATCGTTCGGTCGGGTCGGACAATGTGCTCGGCGGGCGCCGCGCGACGCTGCATCTCGCGCGGCTGGGGCGGGGGGCGATCGCCTTCGTCGGGTCGAGCGATCCCGAGGCGATGCAGCGCCGCCAAGGCTATCTGGAAGCGCTCGATGCGAACGGACTCGACGCCGACCCTGCGCTCGACGTGCGCGTCGATTTCGGCTTCGAATCGGCCGAACGCGCGCTCGGCCAGCTTCTCGCGCGCGGCCGCCGGCCCGACGCGATCTTCGCGTCGAGCGACCTGATCGCGCTCGGCGCGATCCGCGCGCTGCGCAAGGCCAATCTGTCGGTGCCCAAGGACGTGTCGGTCGTCGGCTATGACGACATGCTGCTCGCGCGGCTCAGCACCCCCGCGCTGACGACGATCCAGCAAGACACGCTGGAGGCGGGGCGTCGGCTGGTGTCGCAGGTCATGGACCCGCACGCCGAACAATATCTTGATTATTTGCCGACGCATCTGATTGTGCGCGAATCCTGCGGCGCCTGA
- a CDS encoding GFA family protein, protein MERTASCHCGKLVLTCTGDPAKVSLCHCFDCQRRTGSLFSVAAFFPRERVKLPVAGAKAFKRPSASGRDVSFYFCSDCGSSLWWEPDRLPHLIGVAAGAFADSGFPMPEQAVWAEHRHGWLDLPLPEHQRNPVKRAPGD, encoded by the coding sequence ATGGAACGCACCGCCTCCTGTCACTGCGGCAAGCTGGTCCTCACCTGCACCGGTGATCCGGCGAAGGTATCGCTCTGCCATTGCTTCGATTGCCAGCGGCGAACCGGATCGCTCTTCAGCGTCGCGGCCTTTTTTCCCCGTGAGCGTGTGAAATTGCCCGTCGCGGGCGCCAAGGCGTTCAAGCGTCCGTCGGCGAGCGGCCGCGACGTATCCTTCTATTTTTGCTCCGACTGCGGATCGTCGCTGTGGTGGGAGCCCGACCGGCTTCCGCACCTGATCGGCGTCGCGGCGGGGGCGTTTGCCGATTCCGGCTTTCCGATGCCCGAACAGGCGGTCTGGGCCGAGCATCGGCACGGTTGGCTCGACCTTCCGCTGCCCGAGCACCAGCGCAATCCGGTAAAGCGGGCGCCCGGCGACTGA